A window of the Henckelia pumila isolate YLH828 chromosome 3, ASM3356847v2, whole genome shotgun sequence genome harbors these coding sequences:
- the LOC140888977 gene encoding U-box domain-containing protein 24-like: MFQEMEKSVMSEAVLEQDSLTIPEFDSSTINSISSSSLLTEPITEFSIFIEKLSPVLDEMKLSVEENELPALKKAIESLETDYERAKSVTNDSNIRSSPLKRLEDLTQNLGRSLGLVLFASHEVPMSNKDKIEALCKEMMNVRFESNSEQESDSAVEVGEMEETDETDGMEEEEDDDDDDNDEDVHDDANCDNEDDDDDDIVEEDTSLGTLGIDDVFLCIRSDNEERFKKAIFGLNSLIMDGMVSDEKLNDEDVVNVLCNRLSSCGGCDRLSIIQILRYLLTLNDQNKEKMVEVRFLSALVSSLTRDAEEQREAVGLLSCLCVDPGVRRRIGRIQGCVVMLVAISNGDDESASRDARMLLDIMSGNTQHALHMAEAGYFRPLIKFLKEGSDMSKVLMATALSRMELTEQNKISLGEDGAIEPLIKMFSTGNLEAKLSSLNALQNLSNSKQNIQRLIDSGVVVPLLQLLFSVTSVIMTLREPASAILAKVAQSETIVLIKQDISRQMLSLLNLSSPIIQNHLLEALNSMTSHENASKVRKKMKENGAIQLLLPFFTETDSKIRAGALKLVYTLSKDSPGELVENLGYPTLNILSKIASSSTSESEKAAAFGILSNFPVNDRKVTDILKNANLLHVLVSFVSLSNLNSTPTMVWLAESIAGILIRFTVPTDKRLQHYSVENGVIPILLKLLMSGSEVAISKATLCFSQLSQNSLNLSKSQKMKWFCLPNPSDSFCEVHGGYCSIKSTFCLIKAGAISPLIQILNRAERGSDEAILSCLATLLEDEIWEAGTNYIVKLSGIGGVIKVLESGTIKSREKALWILERILRIEAYRLEFGEYAKMVLIDLAQNGDVILKPKVAKLLAQLELLQDQSSYF; encoded by the exons ATGTTCCAGGAAATGGAGAAATCAGTTATGTCAGAGGCAGTCTTGGAGCAAGATTCTTTGACGATCCCTGAATTTGATTCTTCAACTATAAACTCCATCTCTTCATCTTCGTTGCTGACAGAACCTATCACAGAATTCTCGATATTTATCGAGAAATTAAGTCCGGTTCTGGATGAAATGAAGCTAAGTGTGGAGGAAAATGAGCTACCGGCCCTCAAGAAAGCTATCGAATCTCTTGAAACTGATTATGAACGAGCCAAATCAGTAACGAATGATTCAAATATTCGATCATCTCCCTTGAAACGACTAGAAGATTTGACACAAAATCTTGGAAGATCTTTAGGCCTTGTGTTATTCGCAAGCCATGAAGTGCCTATGTCTAACAAAGATAAGATTGAGGCATTGTGTAAGGAGATGATGAATGTGAGGTTTGAGTCAAATTCGGAACAGGAGTCGGATTCCGCTGTGGAGGTTGGGGAGATGGAGGAGACAGATGAAACAGATGGaatggaggaggaggaggacgacgacgacgacgatAATGATGAGGACGTGCATGATGATGCTAATTGTGATAATGAAGATGACGACGACGACGATATTGTGGAGGAGGATACAAGCTTAGGTACATTAGGCATTGATGATGTTTTTCTATGTATAAGGTCTGATAATGAAGAAAGGtttaaaaaagcaattttcgGGTTAAACTCATTGATAATGGATGGTATGGTTTCGGATGAAAAGCTTAATGATGAAGATGTAGTTAATGTTTTATGCAACCGGTTGAGTTCGTGCGGCGGTTGTGATAGACTGTCAATCATTCAAATACTTAGGTATCTTCTTACTCTAAATGATCAAAACAAG GAGAAGATGGTGGAAGTGAGATTTTTATCGGCATTAGTATCGTCTCTGACAAGGGATGCAGAGGAGCAAAGGGAGGCAGTTGGGCTTTTGTCATGTCTTTGTGTTGATCCCGGGGTTAGGAGACGGATTGGGAGGATACAAGGGTGTGTTGTCATGTTGGTTGCAATCTCCAATGGAGATGATGAAAGTGCCTCACGTGATGCAAGAATGTTGCTGGATATTATGTCTGGAAATACACAACATGCACTTCATATGGCCGAGGCTGGTTACTTTAGGCCTCTGATTAAGTTCTTGAAGGAAG GTTCAGACATGAGTAAAGTTCTAATGGCAACAGCACTATCAAGGATGGAACTAACTGAGCAGAACAAGATTTCTCTTGGAGAAGACGGAGCGATTGAGCCACTCATCAAAATGTTCAGCACAGGGAATCTTGAGGCCAAACTCTCTTCCTTGAATGCATTGCAGAACTTGTCGAACTCAAAGCAGAATATCCAGCGTTTGATCGATTCGGGAGTCGTGGTGCCTCTGCTTCAGCTCCTATTCTCTGTGACATCAGTTATAATGACCTTAAGAGAACCAGCATCAGCAATTCTAGCGAAGGTGGCACAGTCTGAAACTATAGTACTCATTAAACAAGACATCTCTCGACAGATGCTTTCTCTGCTAAATCTTTCAAGTCCCATAATCCAAAATCACCTCTTAGAAGCACTAAATAGCATGACCTCACATGAAAATGCATCTAAGGTTCGAAAGAAAATGAAGGAAAATGGAGCTATTCAGCTCCTTCTACCATTCTTTACAGAAACTGATTCTAAAATTCGGGCTGGTGCTTTGAAATTGGTTTACACTCTGTCCAAAGATTCTCCAGGAGAGCTTGTTGAAAATCTGGGGTACCCTACTCTAAATATACTGTCCAAAATTGCATCATCGTCAACATCAGAAAGTGAAAAGGCGGCTGCTTTTGGGATACTTAGCAATTTTCCGGTAAATGATAGGAAAGTCACGGATATACTAAAGAATGCCAATTTACTTCATGTGTTAGTCTCTTTTGTCAGTCTAAGCAATCTGAATTCAACACCTACAATGGTTTGGTTAGCCGAGAGTATTGCAGGTATACTGATCCGGTTCACAGTTCCTACAGATAAAAGACTACAGCACTACTCTGTTGAGAATGGCGTGATTCCTATTCTCTTAAAGTTGCTCATGAGTGGCTCCGAAGTTGCTATATCTAAGGCTACTCTGTGTTTTTCGCAACTGTCACAAAACTCATTAAATCTGAGTAAATCCCAGAAAATGAAATGGTTTTGCTTGCCTAACCCATCGGATTCCTTCTGCGAAGTTCATGGTGGTTACTGCTCCATCAAAAGCACATTTTGTTTGATCAAGGCTGGAGCCATCAGCCCGTTGATTCAAATCTTGAACAGGGCGGAACGTGGCTCGGATGAAGCGATTCTTAGTTGCCTTGCAACCCTTTTGGAAGATGAAATTTGGGAAGCCGGAACCAACTATATCGTGAAATTATCAGGCATTGGAGGTGTTATTAAAGTCTTGGAGTCGGGTACCATAAAGTCTAGAGAGAAAGCTCTTTGGATATTGGAAAGAATACTTCGAATTGAGGCTTATAGATTAGAGTTTGGAGAATATGCAAAAATGGTGCTCATTGATCTTGCACAGAATGGTGATGTTATACTGAAGCCTAAAGTGGCTAAGTTATTGGCACAGCTTGAACTTTTGCAAGATCAATCTAGTTACTTTTGA